From the genome of Uranotaenia lowii strain MFRU-FL chromosome 1, ASM2978415v1, whole genome shotgun sequence, one region includes:
- the LOC129742421 gene encoding uncharacterized protein LOC129742421 has protein sequence MSPELNIEVCQRAVVELRNQVDLATQSRNADQMACAKSRLLHYRQRLSLIPVVANLEETRRVVCELVETLLAQIECVNSAVNMVLSETENTSLSTSVPTIQAENSSSRDACDALTIPPRPQAAGNDEGARARMQEADVEPSSLPFQGGRQGQRDSEEVIIRRSGSSAGLAAVNVLDELRFDIQQRQRRQQQLNDSFTNRSGSNYDRRMQKAIHNWPFKFRGEKDTTSLNIFLDRVETFARSEGIDDQTLLASIKHLLLEDALDWYSRALAQRRLYSWQAFKQEIRREFLPSGYAQILRLEASFRFQGANETFDKFFRDISTLFRFIDPPLTEEEKLFIVKKNMNMDYATIVTAAQPKTLMDLVNVCSNFDETRLLLNQQRRIPIPHNHLLEPNFATPATTSRSQQHQQQRFGRLQAVEADEQLYGATSYSAPSHRLPIQQPRFNRVHAVENEAQQGAASTSAIQTEADLVDPEEANGLQGDFNQLYEQVCAMKLQLERRSNRFNTGLQQQHSLQRPEQRQQSPTTSAGQNNLHYQPQLQNQQLQQAGSNMYDLDPVQHTAYRPALCWNCDEEGHRFPDCTKAQRSGKRRSEEVVDGGPDSSQHSYQPSIPPDLLDINSIIINPGHDNRPHAVLDVLGKKVTALLDSGANCSLLGGSKAQIVEELGLRKEALNGGIKTADGTPHQINHFTRLPISYNNRSEILPVLLVPSLPDCAIMGMNFWQTFGVKAVCFSIMNNEIEQDAEPMKALSPEQQKRLDQVVRIFPKAEDGKLGRTQIYEHQIDVGNAPPRKQRYYPMSQYVLAEVNKEVDRMLSLDVIEEAVFSPWNNPLVAVKKKDGRYRVCLDARHLNSIMVNEGYPIPQISAIINNLGGCSYISSIDLKDAFWQMPLQQKSRPLTAFTVPSRGHYQFKVVPFGICTASQGLARLMTHLFADMEPFVFHYLDDIIICSKTFDEHVAVLQEVATRLRQANLTISPEKSKFCRQRIKYLGYVLSEGGWRVDEEKVESIVKFPVPSTRKEVQRFLGLCGWYRRFIPEFSRIAAPITELTKAKIKFRWTTAAEEAFLKLKSALVTAPVLAMPDYTKPFSIACDASDVAIGAVLTQDVEGEEHPISYFSQKLSSSERKYTVTEKECLAVIRAIEKFRGYIEGVRFVVYCDHSALSYLKTLKNPTALMSRWLLRLNAFDFEIRYRKGSCNTVPDALSRVVCSLVFSISEENDPWYKNIVKQVERKGDKYPDFRIANNELYKNCHCKDEAGLITHRWKKVVPENHRAELIRRYHDAPSAAHLGFQKTWHKLQQHYYWPKMQDNVARYVKACTTCKASKAPNIRMMPQMGKLKPAKVPWELISIDFVGPLTRSKKGNTVLLVIVDWITKYVIAHPMRAADSSKMVEFLEEKVFLKFSRPRIILSDNGKQFESQVFRALLSRHNIIHMKTAFYAPQVNNAERVNRVLITCVRSLLEEDHREWDKNLAAITAAINSAKHESTGVSPHFANFGRELLLHTDLYTLQDLNVSDDPKVAQEMRLSTINRIHKFIQQRIKKTHEKTKKRYDLQKRTVSFQPGELVWRRSFVLSSKADHINKKLDPKFIPAIVKEKLGANLYTLEDVVTGKRGRYHVKDIKPD, from the exons ATGTCGCCGGAGTTGAACATCGAGGTCTGCCAGAGGGCAGTTGTTGAATTGAGGAATCAGGTCGATTTAGCTACCCAGAGTAGAAACGCCGATCAAATGGCTTGCGCGAAATCGAGATTGCTTCATTACCGGCAAAGATTATCACTGATTCCAGTGGTCGCGAATTTAGAGGAAACGCGTAGGGTCGTGTGCGAGCTTGTAGAGACGCTGCTAGCTCAGATAGAGTGCGTGAACAGTGCAGTCAATATGGTGCTAAGTGAAACGGAAAACACTAGTCTTTCTACTAGTGTCCCGACCATCCAGGCAGAGAACAGTAGCAGTAGGGATGCCTGCGATGCGTTGACGATTCCACCGAGGCCACAAGCAGCCGGAAATGATGAAGGAGCACGAGCACGGATGCAAGAAGCGGATGTTGAGCCGTCTTCTCTTCCGTTCCAAGGAGGCAGACAAGGACAGAGGGACTCGGAGGAAGTAATCATCCGGAGGTCGGGTAGTTCGGCTGGTCTGGCTGCTGTGAACGTTCTGGACGAACTGCGGTTCGACATTCAACAACGACAAAGGAGGCAGCAGCAGTTGAACGACAGCTTTACAAACCGAAGTGGTAGCAACTACGACAGGCGGATGCAGAAGGCGATTCACAATTGGCCTTTCAAGTTCCGAGGCGAAAAGGACACCACGTCCCTCAACATTTTCCTAGACCGAGTGGAGACATTTGCCAGATCAGAGGGAATCGACGATCAGACACTTCTGGCTTCCATAAAGCACCTGTTGCTTGAAGACGCCCTAGACTGGTACTCCAGAGCACTTGCCCAACGTCGCCTGTATTCCTGGCAAGCATTTAAACAAGAAATTCGACGTGAATTCCTGCCTAGTGGATACGCTCAGATCCTGAGGTTAGAAGCCAGCTTTCGTTTTCAAGGTGCCAACGAAACGTTCGATAAGTTCTTCCGTGACATCTCTACACTATTCCGCTTCATCGATCCACCACTTACGGAAGAGGAGAAGTTATTCATAgtcaagaaaaatatgaacatggaCTATGCAACAATAGTAACAGCCGCTCAGCCAAAGACACTGATGGACCTGGTCAACGTCTGCAGCAACTTCGACGAAACAAGGCTATTGCTGAACCAGCAGCGCAGAATTCCAATTCCGCACAACCACTTACTAGAACCGAACTTCGCAACACCAGCAACAACAAGTCGGTCGCAGCAACACCAGCAGCAGCGTTTCGGGAGATTGCAAGCAGTGGAGGCGGACGAGCAGTTGTACGGAGCCACATCATACTCAGCACCATCGCATCGGCTTCCAATACAACAGCCACGCTTCAACAGAGTACATGCGGTGGAGAACGAGGCCCAGCAAGGTGCGGCTTCAACGTCAGCTATCCAAACTGAAGCAGATCTAGTGGATCCAGAAGAAGCAAACGGTTTGCAAGGGGACTTCAACCAGCTGTACGAGCAAGTTTGTGCCATGAAGCTTCAACTGGAGCGCAGATCGAATCGTTTCAATACAGGACTACAGCAGCAACACTCTCTACAACGACCGGAACAGCGTCAACAATCGCCCACAACTTCGGCAGGTCAGAACAATTTG CACTATCAACCACAGCTCCAGAACCAGCAGCTTCAGCAAGCAGGCAGCAACATGTACGATCTAGATCCTGTTCAGCATACAGCGTACCGCCCAGCGCTTTGCTGGAACTGCGATGAGGAGGGGCATAGGTTTCCGGATTGCACGAAGGCACAG CGAAGCGGAAAACGCCGCAGCGAGGAGGTGGTAGATGGAGGGCCAGATTCTTCGCAACACAGCTATCAACCTTCAATACCTCCCGACTTACTAGACATCAACTCTATCATTATCAATCCCGGACATGACAATCGTCCACACGCCGTTTTGGACGTTCTTGGAAAGAAAGTCACAGCTTTGTTGGACAGTGGTGCAAACTGTTCTTTGTTAGGTGGCAGTAAAGCACAGATCGTAGAAGAGCTTGGACTGCGAAAAGAAGCACTGAACGGTGGGATCAAGACAGCGGATGGAACGCCACACCAGATCAATCACTTCACACGTCTGCCAATATCGTACAACAATCGAAGCGAAATTTTGCCGGTTCTACTCGTGcctagcttgccagattgcgcTATCATGGGCATGAACTTCTGGCAAACGTTTGGCGTCAAGGCAGTGTGCTTCTCGATAATGAACAATGAAATTGAACAAGATGCAGAACCGATGAAGGCGCTTTCACCAGAACAGCAAAAGCGACTAGACCAAGTGGTACGCATATTTCCGAAGGCAGAAGATGGTAAGCTTGGCAGGACGCAGATCTACGAACATCAAATCGACGTCGGAAATGCGCCGCCAAGGAAGCAACGGTACTACCCAATGTCACAGTACGTCCTAGCGGAAGTCAACAAGGAAGTCGACCGAATGCTATCCCTAGACGTGATCGAAGAAGCAGTGTTCTCGCCGTGGAACAATCCACTGGTAGCGGTTAAGAAGAAAGATGGCAGATACCGGGTATGTTTAGACGCAAGACACCTGAACTCAATCATGGTGAACGAAGGTTATCCGATACCGCAGATCTCCGCAATCATTAATAACCTCGGAGGATGCTCGTACatatcttcaattgacttgaaggATGCCTTCTGGCAAATGCCGCTCCAACAAAAGTCACGACCCTTAACAGCATTCACTGTACCATCCCGTGGTCACTACCAATTTAAGGTTGTTCCTTTTGGCATCTGTACGGCAAGTCAAGGACTCGCAAGACTAATGACACATCTTTTCGCGGACATGGAGCCATTCGTCTTTCATTATTTGGACGACATCATTATCTGCTCCAAAACGTTTGACGAGCACGTAGCAGTTCTTCAAGAAGTGGCAACCAGACTACGTCAGGCGAATCTCACcatttctccggaaaaatccaAGTTCTGTCGCCAACGCATAAAATATTTGGGCTACGTTCTCAGTGAAGGAGGATGGAGGGTCGACGAGGAAAAGGTGGAGAGCATCGTCAAATTTCCAGTTCCAAGTACACGAAAGGAAGTTCAAAGATTCCTAGGCTTATGTGGATGGTATCGACGCTTCATTCCAGAGTTCTCACGAATCGCTGCACCAATCACGGAGCTCACGAAAGCCAAGATCAAATTTCGATGGACAACAGCAGCAGAAGAAGCTTTTCTAAAACTCAAGTCAGCTCTAGTCACCGCGCCAGTACTTGCGATGCCGGACTATACAAAACCGTTCTCGATAGCATGCGACGCTAGTGACGTCGCGATTGGTGCTGTATTGACGCAGGACGTCGAGGGAGAAGAACACCCGATCAGTTATTTTTCCCAGAAGCTATCTTCGTCGGAGCGAAAATACACAGTTACAGAAAAAGAGTGCTTAGCAGTTATTCGTGCGATAGAAAAGTTTCGTGGGTATATAGAAGGGGTACGTTTCGTCGTCTACTGTGACCATTCCGCCCTCAGCTACCTGAAAACTTTAAAGAACCCCACAGCTTTGATGAGCAGATGGCTTTTGAGACTCAACGCGTTCGACTTCGAAATCAGGTACCGGAAGGGCAGCTGCAACACCGTACCAGATGCGCTATCCAGAGTAGTCTGTTCGCTAGTGTTTTCAATATCCGAGGAGAATGATCCATGGTACAAGAACATCGTCAAGCAGGTGGAAAGGAAAGGCGATAAATATCCCGATTTCCGTATCGCGAACAACGAGCTCTACAAAAATTGTCATTGTAAGGATGAGGCTGGTTTAATCACGCATCGATGGAAGAAAGTTGTTCCGGAAAACCACCGAGCAGAACTCATTCGTCGATATCACGacgcaccatcagcagcgcatctaGGATTCCAGAAGACGTGGCACAAACTACAGCAGCACTATTACTGGCCGAAGATGCAGGACAACGTCGCCCGTTACGTCAAAGCATGCACTACGTGCAAGGCTAGTAAAGCGCCCAATATAAGAATGATGCCGCAGATGGGGAAGCTCAAGCCAGCAAAGGTACCGTGGGAGTTAATATCCATTGACTTCGTCGGGCCGCTCACCAGATCTAAGAAGGGCAACACAGTTCTTCTGGTCATCGTCGATTGGATCACCAAATACGTCATTGCTCACCCGATGCGAGCAGCCGATTCGAGCAAGATGGTcgagtttttggaagaaaaggTGTTCCTCAAGTTCTCCAGACCGAGGATTATTCTATCAGATAACGGCAAGCAGTTCGAGTCGCAGGTGTTTCGGGCGCTGCTAAGCCGTCACAACATCATCCACATGAAGACCGCTTTCTACGCACCGCAGGTCAACAACGCCGAGCGAGTGAACAGAGTTCTTATCACTTGTGTTCGATCGTTGTTGGAGGAAGATCATCGAGAGTGGGACAAGAACCTGGCCGCCATCACCGCAGCTATCAACAGTGCGAAGCACGAATCAACCGGAGTCAGCCCGCACTTCGCCAACTTCGGCAGGGAACTTCTGTTGCACACGGACCTCTACACTCTGCAGGACTTGAACGTGTCGGACGATCCAAAGGTCGCGCAGGAGATGCGGCTATCCACGATCAACAGGATTCACAAATTCATCCAACAGCGGATCAAGAAGACCCACGAGAAGACAAAGAAGCGCTACGATCTACAAAAGCGGACTGTGTCCTTTCAACCGGGCGAGCTAGTATGGCGCCGCTCGTTTGTTCTTTCTTCGAAGGCGGACCATATCAACAAGAAACTGGACCCCAAATTTATTCCAGCTATCGTTAAAGAAAAGCTGGGAGCCAATCTCTACACTCTGGAGGATGTCGTGACCGGAAAGCGAGGTCGCTACCACGTGAAGGACATCAAACCAGACTAA
- the LOC129738617 gene encoding zinc finger protein 226-like, protein MKVAEQSLLRERVFRMLEGQHSKSEVARHFFAEGHKKSTIYNMIARFHAGGSITNNKKPGRRSRMGTAIKRTVLEAAAKNETGVSTRQLAKQFDMSQSTVARILRMKDVQGQYKEEEQLPEFGFSTNEEPLYTDSIKSECSAGIEDVSTEAEDKQRLADPSNLVLPVESNGIKTETQADDTMQCGEEYVNNAPDDTSCKYHHLNAVKVPESFGIKTETQADDTMQCREEYVNNAPDDTSCKDHHLNAVKVPEGNFLIKFLKSEPTDSDDYDEPAQISSTSCNDFTTDAQCSSIKTEIEFTEATIPEEPKVRCKFCQKQFESETDRFEHHKICIHNKSMPLSNKKLHLMLIKRPYFVDDGKYMCSYCRELNPYASMDSLSVHQVNFHGVFDDAFCRKTPDGSLIDQPQMEHHCEGCGYWFLFKKLLDHHECGIPKILRCNLCRASFRLKCSLMMHQKTHKAQKKSNEQDGSGSNDDEFFCDLCDRKFFDKKSLTAHKTTSHDNELERKQRIKCEYCSSWLATAQSLEVHYTICSRRNKYQCKISKANSISKDLENCYGHESGQLESLDYLCDICTIRFTSAGLLEAHKLSVHYQKPLYRCTLCDKTFHNTSACFGHRKMDHADELRRANKPLHRFAFIEKISYAE, encoded by the exons ATGAAGGTCGCGGAACAGAGTTTACTCCGGGAGCGCGTCTTCCGCATGCTGGAGGGACAGCATTCGAAGTCGGAAGTTGCAAGGCATTTTTTTGCCGAGGGTCACAAGAAATCAACAATTTATAACATGATCGCCCGGTTCCACGCGGGTGGATCGAtaaccaacaacaaaaaaccagGTCGACGAAGTAGAATGGGCACCGCCATCAAGAGGACCGTATTGGAAGCTGCCGCCAAGAACGAAACAGGCGTCAGCACCAGACAGCTGGCCAAGCAGTTCGACATGTCGCAGAGCACGGTGGCGAGAATCCTGAGGATGAAGGACGTGCAAGGACAGTACAAGGAGGAAGAACAGCTGCCTGAGTTTGg gttttcgaCAAATGAGGAACCATTATACACCGATAGTATAAAATCTGAATGCTCAGCAGGAATCGAAGATGTCTCGACAGAGGCTGAAGACAAACAACGATTAGCAGATCCTTCCAATCTGGTTTTACCAGTAGAAAGCAATGGTATCAAAACTGAAACACAGGCAGATGACACGATGCAGTGTGGAGAAGAGTACGTTAATAATGCACCTGATGACACTAGTTGCAAATATCACCATCTCAACGCAGTCAAAGTACCGGAAAGCTTTGGGATCAAAACTGAAACACAGGCAGATGACACGATGCAGTGTCGAGAAGAGTACGTTAATAATGCACCTGATGACACTAGTTGCAAAGATCACCATCTCAACGCAGTCAAAGTACCGGAAggcaattttcttataaaattccTCAAATCGGAACCTACAGACTCAGATGACTATGATGAACCTGCTCAAATCAGTAGCACATCATGCAATGATTTCACGACTGACGCTCAGTGTTCGTCGATCAAAACCGAAATTGAGTTTACTGAAGCAACCATTCCTGAAGAACCTAAAGTGCGctgtaaattttgccaaaagcaaTTCGAAAGCGAAACGGATCGATTCGAGCACCACAAAATATGCATTCATAATAAATCTATGCCACTCAGCAACAAAAAGCTCCATTTGATGTTGATCAAACGTCCTTACTTTGTCGACGACGGTAAATACATGTGCTCGTATTGTAGAGAACTGAACCCTTACGCCTCAATGGATTCATTATCTGTTCATCAAGTAAACTTCCACGGCGTGTTTGATGATGCTTTTTGCCGAAAAACGCCCGACGGAAGCCTAATTGATCAGCCTCAAATGGAGCATCACTGTGAAGGTTGCGGTTACTGGTTCTTGTTCAAAAAACTTCTGGACCATCATGAATGCGGCATCCCAAAGATATTACGCTGCAATCTGTGCCGTGCCTCTTTTCGGCTCAAGTGTAGCTTAATGATGCATCAAAAAACTCATAAAgcacagaaaaaatcaaatgaacaagACGGCTCGGGCTCCAATGACGATGAATTTTTCTGCGATCTATGTGACCGGAAGTTCTTCGACAAGAAAAGTCTAACAGCACACAAAACGACATCTCACGACAACGAATTGGAGCGGAAACAGCGAATAAAGTGCGAATACTGTAGCTCGTGGCTTGCTACAGCGCAATCCCTGGAAGTACACTACACGATATGTAGTCGCAGGAATAAATACCAATGTAAAATTAGCAAGgcaaattcaatttccaaagaTCTGGAAAACTGTTACGGTCACGAGTCGGGCCAATTGGAGAGCCTTGATTACTTGTGTGATATCTGTACCATAAGGTTTACTTCTGCGGGACTTTTGGAGGCACACAAACTCTCCGTACATTACCAAAAACCGCTGTACCGGTGCACCTTGTGCGACAAAACCTTTCACAACACTTCGGCGTGCTTC
- the LOC129757549 gene encoding zinc finger protein 667-like: MECKSDSKILIELVSIKTEPEVDISNFIYPALSESFNSATIKEEHSWNTGLDLLNSNDEIGTDHQESHTKGKQSKKPISKCSNKKTKVPKPRKDKGEMAEERLKNSHFTCDICYKRFKNNSKNSHLRTHQQRVRNEESTTCQICRKVFARPRNLVIHQAHYHGMTNELWAKKNYEQWPHRCDKCSFHFRVKELIWYHKCEYSDSATATEKHESIESYQSDLDFECKKCKMRFKQRHLLVKHDTRCLEKEQLDDGNEKSNQTTKGEQCTECSKTFRLKSKLENHIMRVHSQDRKFSCTKCDKKFYEKRRSLEDHFAAKHLGKARYECEYCGKQCFSYYEYINHRKRAHAKKLAAFVAKNGGKQPPINELFSMDGCSVISTTCEICGRKFFNGAKLESHLRTVHLRERKQFSCNQCDQAFGDKRYLEDHYSKLHIGRPRYECEFCGLLFFYQAQYSRHRKIKHPEEYSKLVFSNGVRHVPSNELYSMDGCVVVTSKTVVE; the protein is encoded by the exons ATGGAGTGCAAATCAGATAG taaaatatTGATCGAGCTTGTGTCCATTAAAACCGAACCTGAAGTGGACATCAGCAATTTTATATACCCGGCGTTGTCGGAATCTTTCAACTCCGCCACGATCAAAGAAGAGCACTCTTGGAATACTGGCTTGGATCTTTTGAATTCTAACGATGAAATTGGAACAGATCACCAGGAATCACATACTAAGGGTAAACAAAGTAAAAAACCCATCAGCAAATGtagtaacaaaaaaacaaaggtTCCAAAACCTCGCAAAGATAAAGGCGAAATGGCAGAAGAAAGACTGAAAAACAGTCATTTCACTTGTGATATTTGTTACAAAcgctttaaaaataattctaaaaactCGCATCTACGAACGCACCAACAGCGTGTTCGGAACGAAGAATCCACAACATGCCAAATATGTAGAAAAGTTTTCGCCCGGCCAAGAAACTTGGTCATCCATCAAGCCCATTACCATGGAATGACAAACGAACTGTGGGCAAAAAAGAACTACGAACAATGGCCCCACCGATGTGACAAATGTAGTTTCCATTTCCGCGTCAAGGAACTCATTTGGTATCACAAATGTGAGTATTCCGACTCTGCAACTGCCACAGAGAAGCACGAATCGATTGAAAGCTATCAATCGGATTTGGACTTTGaatgcaaaaaatgtaaaatgcgTTTCAAGCAAAGGCATCTTCTAGTGAAGCATGATACGAGATGCCTTGAAAAGGAACAGCTTGATGACGGTAATGAAAAGTCTAATCAAACTACCAAAGGTGAACAATGCACAGAATGCTCGAAAACTTTTCGGCTTAAGAGTAAACTTGAAAATCACATAATGCGGGTACACTCACAGGACCGTAAATTCAGTTGCACAAAATGCGACAAAAAGTTCTACGAGAAACGTCGCAGTCTGGAGGACCATTTTGCTGCCAAGCACCTTGGTAAAGCGCGATACGAGTGCGAATACTGCGGCAAGCAATGTTTCAGCTATTATGAATACATTAATCACCGGAAACGTGCGCACGCAAAAAAACTCGCAGCATTCGTTGCCAAAAATGGAGGAAAACAACCGCCGATAAACGAGCTCTTCTCCATGGATGGATGTTCGGTGATTTCGACAACGTGCGAGATTTGCgggcgaaaatttttcaatggGGCTAAGCTTGAAAGTCACCTGCGCACGGTTCATCTCCGAGAGAGAAAACAGTTCAGCTGCAATCAGTGTGATCAAGCGTTCGGTGATAAGCGTTACCTGGAAGACCATTACAGTAAGCTACACATCGGAAGACCTCGATATGAGTGCGAGTTCTGCGGTCTGCTGTTCTTCTATCAAGCACAGTACTCCAGACACCGCAAGATTAAGCATCCCGAAGAGTACTCGAAGCTGGTTTTTAGCAACGGAGTCCGCCACGTTCCCTCTAACGAACTTTACTCTATGGACGGGTGCGTAGTGGTGACATCGAAAACGGTTGTCGAATGA
- the LOC129751526 gene encoding zinc finger protein 26-like: MPCIVPTCSSVKRLRTFPQNAMLANRWLQAVQTGCQLGSSWSAGWSFDSCEICDDHFGGTEQLFFDKHYMEPTGFRGSDGNPITIVTCKLCLQLYPEADVRDSEDCLQSILHNFNGENFIRKIIASHSNISSKMCRECEEKLEGIKSTLVFFSRARRNYDNLLAAVNDAEENFSRENYLFETVKTTRHFSDSESSVKIESSTAAHGSVSNNEIKDELPTEEPSIITCEGCDRKFMTQKKLQLHSAKCKACRRKLLQCSICNKIFPKMAILDKHYLDVHGLDKPYSCSECNETFKSSYGLAAHVRHIHQKVPRNLTNFPCLICPSRLCTLSELVEHVKKTHPDEDYPFLKCADCPKKFYTKLNLRKHVLVHTERTTCDICGFKACDINTLRTHKDFKHSDKRKFKCETCSKAFKTISVLKVHLRTHQGIRFPCSLCHKSFISKGLLHQHMKNYHLKDSAIFKCLLCEQTFIKSMKLTEHIGKDHSGDSYPYKKCPDCKAQFTTEFNLTMHIKSVHQASFHCKICDKRFPNKTRLTDHLARVHEKHHRHRCEICGKGLANNHILRRHRRTMHGLEESNK; the protein is encoded by the exons ATGCCTTGCATCGTGCCAACCTGTAGCTCCGTCAAGCGGTTGCGCACGTTTCCTCAGAATGCGATGCTTGCCAACCGGTGGCTACAGGCCGTCCAGACCGGTTGTCAACTGGGAAGTTCCTGGAGCGCAGGCTGGTCGTTCGATTCGTGCGAAATTTGTGACGATCATTTCGGCGGCACCGAACAACTGTTTTTCGATAAGCACTACATGGAACCGACCGGATTCCGGGGCAG CGATGGGAATCCGATAACAATAGTGACATGCAAATTGTGCCTACAACTGTATCCGGAGGCCGATGTGAGGGATAGTGAAGATTGTCTTCAATCGATTCTGCACAACTTCaacggtgaaaattttatcagaaaaataatCGCATCCCATAGTAACATTTCGAGCAAAATGTGCCGGGAATGTGAGGAGAAACTTGAAGGAATAAAATCGACGTTGGTATTTTTCAGTCGTGCTAGACGAAACTACGACAATTTATTAGCAGCTGTAAATGATGCTGAGGAAAATTTTTCTagagaaaattatctttttgaaACTGTAAAAACGACTCGTCATTTTTCAGATTCTGAGTCATCTGTTAAAATCGAAAGTTCAACAGCAGCTCATGGATCAGTATCGAATAATGAGATTAAAGATGAGCTACCAACGGAAGAACCGTCAATCATAACATGTGAAGGATGTGACAGAAAGTTTATgacacagaaaaaattacaactgCACTCAGCAAAGTGTAAAGCCTGCAGAAGAAAGTTGCTCCAATGTAGCATATGCAACAAGATTTTTCCGAAAATGGCAATTCTGGATAAGCACTATCTGGATGTTCATGGTTTGGACAAACCCTATTCGTGTTCCGAGTGTAATGAGACATTCAAAAGTAGCTACGGCCTTGCTGCCCACGTCAGACATATCCATCAGAAGGTTCCGAGGAACCTGACCAATTTTCCTTGTCTGATCTGTCCATCCAGACTCTGCACGCTTTCTGAGTTGGTGGAacatgttaagaaaacgcaCCCCGACGAAGACTATCCGTTTCTGAAATGTGCGGATTGTCCGAAAAAATTTTACACCAAGTTGAACCTCAGAAAGCACGTGTTAGTGCACACTGAAAGGACAACTTGTGACATCTGTGGATTTAAGGCTTGCGACATCAATACACTGAGGACTCATAAAGACTTCAAACATTCTGACAAACGGAAATTCAAATGTGAAACGTGCAGCAAAGCCTTTAAAACTATTTCGGTTTTAAAGGTTCACCTCCGAACGCATCAAGGAATTCGTTTTCCATGCTCTCTTTGTCACAAATCGTTCATCTCGAAGGGCTTGCTCCATCAACATATGAA AAACTATCACTTGAAGGATTCGGCCATCTTCAAATGTCTTCTCTGTGAACAAACGTTTATCAAATCGATGAAACTCACAGAGCACATTGGCAAAGATCATTCCGGTGATAGCTATCCTTACAAGAAATGTCCCGATTGTAAGGCTCAGTTTACAACAGAATTCAACTTAACTATGCACATCAAAAGTGTTCACCAGGCAAGCTTTCATTGCAAAATCTGCGACAAGCGGTTCCCAAACAAAACCCGTTTGACAGACCATCTGGCACGGGTTCACGAGAAGCATCACAGACACAGGTGCGAGATTTGCGGCAAAGGCCTTGCCAATAACCATATTCTGAGGAGACATCGTCGGACGATGCATGGTCTAGAGGAAAGTAACAAATGA